The Streptomyces sp. NBC_00691 genome has a segment encoding these proteins:
- a CDS encoding LppU/SCO3897 family protein, producing MTTPSAPLTPEQPLAPEQPAPAKKGSRILKKVGGVVLAIAIALGVKLGLPYLTGDAPVHAKAGECVTVTGPDNDPKVDTTDCSSGKADLFKVVKVIDNTFDVNKCGAELSALAQQLESDKFVLCLEEVPAK from the coding sequence ATGACGACGCCGTCCGCGCCCCTCACCCCCGAGCAGCCCCTCGCTCCGGAGCAGCCCGCCCCCGCGAAGAAGGGCAGCCGCATCCTCAAGAAGGTCGGCGGTGTCGTCCTCGCGATCGCCATCGCCCTCGGCGTGAAGCTCGGTCTTCCCTACCTCACCGGCGACGCCCCCGTGCACGCCAAGGCCGGCGAGTGCGTCACCGTGACGGGCCCGGACAACGACCCCAAGGTCGACACCACGGACTGCTCCTCGGGCAAGGCCGACCTGTTCAAGGTCGTCAAGGTCATCGACAACACCTTCGACGTGAACAAGTGCGGCGCGGAGCTGTCGGCGCTCGCGCAGCAGCTGGAGTCGGACAAGTTCGTGCTGTGCCTGGAAGAGGTCCCCGCGAAGTAG
- a CDS encoding DUF2625 domain-containing protein, with protein sequence MRGLSELTDVEDPAWPVLGEKLRAAPVPVEVLDADATRGAAALLRTQVTVRSFLGAFVLHSGGAFVDDGWLRVYGSPAGDNDRRLPSLAQVNEFPADATADPAWRPDGGLVVAHDVLGGVFVLRDGPAERAGLPGRPGEMVYFAPDSLSWDALGAGYGAWLSWMLSGGTEEFYEGLRWPGWQDEVRRLDGDRGLTVHPPLWSAEAHQDLAATSRRVVTMAELLDLERETSARLDERDPGFLGAV encoded by the coding sequence GTGCGTGGACTGAGTGAGTTGACCGACGTCGAGGACCCGGCCTGGCCGGTCCTCGGCGAGAAGCTGCGGGCCGCGCCCGTGCCCGTCGAGGTGCTGGACGCCGACGCGACGCGGGGCGCTGCCGCGCTGCTGCGGACACAGGTGACCGTGCGGTCGTTCCTGGGGGCGTTCGTCCTCCACAGCGGCGGGGCGTTCGTGGACGACGGCTGGCTGCGGGTGTACGGCAGTCCGGCCGGCGACAACGACCGGCGGCTGCCGTCGCTCGCGCAGGTCAACGAGTTCCCCGCGGACGCGACGGCCGATCCGGCGTGGCGGCCCGACGGGGGGCTCGTGGTGGCCCATGACGTGCTCGGCGGGGTGTTCGTCCTCCGGGACGGGCCCGCGGAGCGGGCCGGGCTGCCGGGGCGGCCCGGCGAGATGGTGTACTTCGCGCCGGACTCGCTGAGCTGGGACGCGCTGGGGGCCGGCTACGGCGCCTGGCTGTCCTGGATGCTGTCCGGCGGCACGGAGGAGTTCTACGAGGGCCTGCGCTGGCCCGGCTGGCAGGACGAGGTCCGTCGGCTGGACGGCGACCGGGGCCTCACCGTCCACCCCCCGCTGTGGTCGGCCGAGGCCCACCAGGATCTGGCCGCGACGAGCCGCCGGGTCGTGACGATGGCGGAACTCCTGGATCTCGAGCGGGAGACGAGTGCCCGGCTCGACGAGCGCGACCCGGGTTTCCTGGGGGCCGTATGA
- a CDS encoding GNAT family N-acetyltransferase, translated as MSAAGGRGVTARTVRTSRLDLVPLAVAHAEEMARVLADPALHAFIGGAPSALPELRARYERLVAGSPDPAAVWGNWVVRLRAEDRLTGTVQATVTEGGRVAEVAWVTGTEWQGRGIAREAAEGLVALLVEQGARTIVAHVHPDHAASAAVAAAAGLTPTDRVEDGEIRWERRVPGRP; from the coding sequence ATGAGTGCGGCCGGGGGCCGCGGGGTGACCGCGCGTACGGTACGGACCTCCCGTCTCGACCTCGTCCCGCTCGCCGTCGCCCACGCGGAGGAGATGGCGCGGGTCCTGGCCGACCCCGCCCTGCACGCCTTCATCGGCGGCGCCCCGTCGGCCTTGCCCGAACTGCGGGCGCGGTACGAGCGGCTGGTGGCGGGCTCGCCGGACCCGGCGGCTGTCTGGGGCAACTGGGTGGTACGGCTCCGCGCCGAGGACCGGCTCACCGGGACCGTGCAGGCGACGGTCACGGAGGGCGGCCGGGTCGCGGAGGTCGCGTGGGTGACCGGCACGGAGTGGCAGGGGCGGGGCATCGCCCGGGAGGCGGCCGAGGGCCTGGTGGCCCTGCTCGTGGAGCAGGGCGCACGGACGATCGTGGCCCATGTCCACCCGGACCACGCGGCGTCGGCGGCGGTCGCCGCCGCGGCCGGCCTCACCCCCACGGACCGGGTGGAGGACGGCGAGATCCGCTGGGAGCGGCGGGTGCCCGGCCGCCCGTGA
- a CDS encoding RNA polymerase sigma factor, giving the protein MQLSYAIALPAPGHPDRPSPWWARLLARAPRTRSRADDAPGTVRGRHLRAVATPEDQGPPPTLTELYRARRLDMVRLALFLVDDLHTAEDVVQDAFASVCRTYGTSLHGLQDPGAYLHTAVVNAARSVLRRRRTARAYTPPHPVSEPPVDEGLLLAEEHRHVLDALARLTRRQREVLVLRYWSELTEAQIAQTLGLSRGTVKSTASRALDALEKKLEAGR; this is encoded by the coding sequence GTGCAGTTGTCGTACGCCATAGCCCTGCCCGCCCCTGGACACCCGGACCGGCCGTCGCCCTGGTGGGCCCGGCTGCTCGCCCGTGCGCCCCGGACCCGGAGCCGGGCCGACGACGCCCCCGGGACCGTACGGGGACGCCATCTGCGTGCGGTGGCCACCCCGGAGGACCAGGGGCCGCCGCCCACGCTCACCGAGCTGTACCGGGCCCGGCGACTCGACATGGTGCGGCTCGCGCTGTTCCTCGTCGACGATCTGCACACCGCAGAGGACGTCGTCCAGGACGCGTTCGCCTCCGTGTGCCGGACGTACGGCACCTCCCTGCACGGGCTCCAGGACCCGGGCGCGTATCTGCACACCGCCGTGGTCAACGCCGCCCGGTCCGTCCTGCGCAGACGCCGCACCGCGCGCGCGTACACCCCGCCCCACCCGGTCTCCGAGCCTCCCGTCGACGAGGGGCTGCTGCTCGCCGAGGAGCACCGGCACGTGCTCGACGCGCTGGCGCGACTGACGCGGCGCCAGCGCGAGGTCCTCGTCCTGCGCTACTGGTCGGAGCTGACCGAGGCGCAGATCGCGCAGACGCTCGGGCTCTCGCGCGGCACGGTGAAGTCGACCGCCAGCCGCGCGCTCGACGCCCTGGAGAAGAAGCTGGAGGCAGGCCGATGA